The Sulfitobacter sp. OXR-159 genome has a window encoding:
- a CDS encoding ParB/RepB/Spo0J family partition protein, translating into MAKRRQLEVPSAEALKEIEEGFARETSQIGTRAPIADVAADAAWHKDPLPQHLREENARDKADAKALRLAREKGLVLTEVPLHEITADALSRDRLKMDEEDLAELRRSIADHGLRLPIEVFEPPNPEAAGKYALISGFRRLAAMRELNALSGGERHQTILAFVRKPDTLADAIVSMIEENEVRTGLSQYERGRAAAITVHDGVFSTIDEAVATLFSSASKAKRSKIRSFALVHEELGDMLRFGPELSERQCLRIATVLRAGQSEGMRSALETHAVATAEDEWAVLEPLIEVVEGADSDHKRGGRPRKSVERPRPVSLANDLTMERVRTEDGYAIRIRGPHVNEEMIELIMDRIKYLLAEI; encoded by the coding sequence ATGGCAAAACGCAGACAGCTTGAGGTCCCCTCGGCAGAGGCGCTTAAAGAGATCGAAGAGGGTTTCGCGCGCGAAACCTCTCAGATCGGGACCCGTGCGCCAATCGCGGATGTGGCGGCGGATGCGGCCTGGCATAAAGACCCCCTACCCCAACATCTCCGCGAGGAAAATGCGCGGGACAAAGCAGATGCAAAGGCGCTCCGGCTCGCCCGGGAAAAGGGCCTTGTCCTGACCGAAGTGCCGTTGCACGAGATTACTGCCGATGCCCTTAGTCGCGACCGTTTGAAAATGGACGAAGAGGATCTGGCCGAACTTCGGCGGTCAATTGCGGACCATGGGCTTCGCCTGCCAATTGAGGTTTTCGAACCGCCGAATCCCGAGGCCGCTGGGAAATACGCGCTGATCTCGGGCTTCAGGAGGCTTGCCGCTATGCGCGAATTGAACGCGCTTTCTGGGGGTGAACGGCATCAGACAATTTTGGCCTTCGTGCGCAAACCGGATACGCTGGCCGATGCGATCGTGTCTATGATCGAGGAGAATGAGGTCCGGACTGGGCTCAGCCAGTATGAACGCGGTCGCGCTGCGGCGATCACGGTCCATGATGGGGTTTTTTCCACCATAGATGAGGCCGTCGCGACGTTGTTTTCCTCCGCCAGTAAGGCGAAGCGGTCGAAGATTCGATCCTTTGCTCTTGTGCATGAAGAACTGGGTGACATGCTGCGTTTCGGCCCTGAGCTGAGCGAGCGTCAGTGTCTGCGCATTGCGACTGTTCTGCGCGCGGGGCAGAGCGAGGGGATGCGGTCGGCGCTGGAAACGCACGCCGTTGCCACCGCGGAGGATGAATGGGCGGTGTTAGAACCGTTGATCGAGGTTGTCGAGGGTGCCGACTCCGATCACAAGCGCGGCGGACGCCCTCGGAAAAGTGTGGAGCGGCCTAGGCCGGTGAGCTTGGCCAATGACCTCACAATGGAGCGGGTTCGCACCGAGGATGGCTATGCCATTCGCATTCGAGGCCCGCATGTGAACGAAGAAATGATCGAGCTGATCATGGACCGGATCAAGTATCTGCTCGCGGAAATCTAA
- a CDS encoding plasmid mobilization protein, which yields MPRPQKDPSDRRQRWDALYVTPAERASIQSKAKKADLSVSRYLVALHAKNQVSNRSDWRRNIQLLNVVTEQLGLIARSIPQEPRTAEACDELAGRLEIAASLLEIERLIRSQVMPWQGPRQLDPVDHAKAAPC from the coding sequence ATGCCCCGGCCCCAAAAAGACCCCTCAGACCGCCGCCAACGATGGGATGCGCTCTATGTCACACCTGCAGAGCGTGCGTCGATCCAATCCAAAGCGAAGAAGGCTGACCTTTCAGTAAGCCGCTACCTTGTCGCGCTTCATGCAAAGAACCAGGTGAGCAACCGTAGCGACTGGCGTCGCAACATTCAGCTTTTGAACGTTGTCACTGAGCAGCTGGGACTGATCGCAAGATCGATCCCTCAAGAGCCCAGGACTGCGGAGGCGTGCGACGAACTTGCCGGGCGCCTAGAGATTGCAGCATCACTGCTGGAGATTGAGCGTTTGATCCGAAGCCAGGTCATGCCATGGCAAGGGCCGCGGCAGCTGGACCCCGTAGATCACGCGAAGGCCGCGCCATGCTGA
- a CDS encoding replication initiation protein, with protein MSSIPHNKLTGALRRQSVKKNVAAIHVSGKLTLLQRKLSNVLLLNAYDTLVTRNKHQIDARTLCLMVGYNSNDMDTLKQSLRSLAETTAEWDMLDANGRQEWGVSALLSYAKLSAGVCEYAYSPALAEKLHDPKVFALINLNIQRRFTSGHALALYENCYRFLRTGSTGWWPIDLFRRLMGVEGSAYYESFKHLNAKIIKPAVAEVNKTSNILITPELHKMGRQVSEIRFLIKENPQLAMLDIDDGEGLRQGAVYLALMDLGVSDRLARQWISEHGEDYVSEKISYLKGRGGVDSPVGYLRAALQNDYKSEKSAAPSPKVKAAAVLRKAQAARNNAAEEERAQVVEEERKARAAIMARVQEIADSRSPTQRDADRKLFLAWLSDELLKSEFSRLGWKAALCASEMQAFWEDLIPDAFSEKTTPGD; from the coding sequence ATGAGCAGCATCCCCCATAATAAATTGACCGGCGCGCTCCGCCGACAGTCGGTGAAGAAGAACGTGGCGGCGATCCATGTCTCTGGAAAGCTGACGCTATTACAGCGGAAGCTGAGCAATGTTCTTCTGCTCAATGCCTACGATACGTTGGTGACGCGCAACAAACATCAGATCGATGCGCGGACCCTGTGCCTGATGGTGGGCTATAACTCTAACGACATGGATACGTTGAAACAGTCCCTTCGCAGTTTGGCTGAGACCACGGCGGAATGGGATATGTTGGACGCTAACGGGCGGCAAGAATGGGGTGTTTCGGCGCTTTTGTCTTATGCGAAACTGTCGGCAGGGGTCTGTGAATACGCCTATTCCCCCGCTTTGGCGGAGAAACTGCACGATCCTAAGGTTTTCGCGCTGATCAATCTGAACATCCAGCGGCGTTTCACTTCTGGACATGCGCTGGCGCTCTACGAGAACTGCTATCGATTTCTGCGCACCGGATCGACGGGGTGGTGGCCGATCGATCTGTTTCGCCGACTCATGGGGGTCGAGGGCAGTGCTTATTACGAAAGTTTCAAGCATTTGAATGCTAAGATCATCAAGCCAGCCGTGGCGGAGGTGAACAAGACCTCGAATATCCTGATCACGCCCGAGCTGCATAAGATGGGGCGGCAGGTCAGTGAGATCCGGTTTCTTATCAAAGAGAACCCGCAACTTGCGATGCTCGACATCGATGATGGGGAAGGGCTGCGGCAGGGGGCCGTCTATTTAGCACTGATGGATTTGGGCGTGTCAGACCGTTTGGCGCGGCAATGGATTTCCGAACATGGTGAGGACTATGTCTCAGAAAAGATTTCCTATTTAAAGGGCAGGGGGGGCGTCGACAGCCCGGTCGGATATCTAAGGGCTGCGCTTCAGAATGACTATAAGTCAGAAAAATCCGCGGCACCTTCGCCCAAGGTCAAAGCCGCAGCGGTGCTGCGCAAGGCGCAAGCGGCGCGGAACAATGCGGCGGAGGAAGAGCGCGCGCAGGTGGTTGAAGAAGAACGCAAAGCGCGGGCGGCGATCATGGCGCGGGTGCAGGAGATTGCCGATTCCCGCTCGCCCACACAGCGGGATGCGGACCGGAAGCTGTTCTTGGCCTGGTTAAGCGATGAGCTTTTGAAATCCGAGTTCTCTCGGCTGGGATGGAAAGCGGCGCTCTGTGCGTCGGAAATGCAGGCGTTCTGGGAGGATTTGATCCCAGACGCTTTCTCGGAAAAGACAACGCCTGGCGATTAA
- a CDS encoding transporter substrate-binding protein: MKRSVDLGVLYSSSGTYAAISQAVLRGTLAGVEEINADPSNPIRFQPIVRDPKGQLERYAPLCAEILESSKARHVFGCVTSSSRKEVIPTLDRTNAMLWYNLPFEGFETSNRVIYNHACANQHLLPLLSWCFGNFDTMPYLIGSNYIWGWETCRVARMRVEDAGGQVLGERYLPLGEEDVATLIAEIESLRPRFILNSLVGASSYAFLRAYADLGRRDPHFCAEQCPVVSCNLTEAELPLLGDAAEGLVSVGPHFCASQSEGGRDSSFENISRQSVHTLAAMLVAQGEQPFESFIAEQGDLFGIDPATHHSTLEVDVAQVRDGVFKVLHHWSDVAPDPYLTRPARHPRIDRPRLSVVS, from the coding sequence GTGAAGCGAAGCGTTGATCTTGGCGTGCTCTATTCAAGTTCGGGCACCTATGCGGCTATATCGCAGGCGGTTCTGCGCGGGACGCTCGCTGGGGTTGAGGAGATCAACGCCGATCCCTCCAATCCCATCCGTTTCCAGCCTATTGTTCGAGACCCCAAGGGGCAGTTGGAGCGCTATGCACCGCTTTGTGCTGAGATTCTGGAAAGTTCAAAAGCGCGTCACGTTTTTGGCTGTGTGACCTCATCTTCGCGCAAAGAGGTAATCCCCACGCTAGACCGGACCAATGCGATGCTTTGGTACAACCTTCCCTTCGAGGGGTTCGAAACGTCAAACAGGGTGATCTACAATCATGCCTGCGCGAACCAGCATCTGTTGCCTTTGCTAAGCTGGTGTTTCGGCAACTTCGACACCATGCCGTATCTGATCGGCTCGAACTATATCTGGGGCTGGGAAACCTGCCGTGTGGCGCGGATGAGGGTTGAAGACGCCGGCGGGCAGGTTCTGGGCGAACGCTATCTGCCCTTGGGCGAGGAAGACGTCGCGACGTTGATCGCTGAGATCGAAAGCCTGCGGCCCCGGTTCATCCTGAACTCATTGGTGGGTGCCAGCTCCTATGCTTTTCTGCGCGCCTATGCCGACCTAGGTCGGCGCGATCCGCATTTTTGTGCAGAGCAATGCCCGGTGGTGTCGTGCAACCTGACAGAGGCAGAGCTCCCGCTCTTGGGGGATGCGGCTGAAGGGCTGGTGTCAGTGGGGCCGCACTTTTGTGCCTCTCAAAGCGAGGGGGGACGGGATTCCTCATTTGAGAATATCTCGCGCCAATCTGTGCATACCTTGGCGGCGATGCTCGTGGCCCAAGGCGAACAACCCTTTGAAAGTTTTATCGCCGAACAGGGCGATCTTTTTGGAATAGATCCCGCAACCCATCACAGCACGCTTGAGGTTGATGTGGCACAGGTGCGTGATGGGGTTTTCAAAGTGTTGCACCATTGGTCGGACGTGGCGCCTGATCCCTATCTGACCCGGCCCGCGCGCCACCCGCGTATTGACCGCCCCCGCCTGAGCGTCGTGTCCTGA
- a CDS encoding AAA family ATPase has translation MDKKSGTPLPPYFNLDPEAAAAKLSDPVDTARFAKAAAFAGRGRADLAKRGYAPDGQKKLRKFSTWEICRYLIPVAPAHLRRVLNKHPELPQGEGAGNAKRFSLEEILTLRKHFSEEGVSTKEYRPYRPKGLPAKVVAVANFKGGVGKTSTAAHLAMSAALDGYKVLVVDLDSQGSMTSIMGGQVQDEWQTIFPLLARDYALQFQAENRVRAAAAEPEMPMDETLTEAMTISLKDVVQKTHWPNIDLIGAQLNLYWAEFQIPVWRMALRHWALWDALSSALDSGGALDEYDIILLDTPPALGYLTINALAAADIIMVPLGASFLEFDSTGRFFDMLYSTFASIEEGENAARRREGLPEMKFEWDVVRAIITRFDASQQTDLANVIQAYFGDMTNTYRQEFTAMVGQAGESVNGIYEADYRDFNRETYTRGRETFDRTYAEFKEVLLGAWWRDDQERKEAENGKTQTA, from the coding sequence ATGGATAAGAAGTCGGGCACCCCCCTGCCCCCCTATTTCAATCTCGATCCCGAAGCCGCAGCGGCAAAGCTCAGCGATCCGGTGGACACCGCCCGATTCGCCAAAGCCGCTGCTTTCGCCGGGCGCGGCAGGGCGGATCTTGCTAAACGGGGTTATGCCCCGGACGGGCAGAAAAAGCTTCGAAAATTTTCGACATGGGAGATTTGCCGCTACCTCATCCCCGTGGCCCCCGCTCATCTGCGCAGAGTGCTAAACAAGCACCCCGAACTCCCGCAAGGTGAGGGGGCCGGGAACGCCAAGCGCTTCAGCCTCGAAGAAATCCTTACGCTGCGAAAACACTTCTCCGAAGAGGGTGTCAGCACCAAAGAATACCGCCCCTACCGCCCCAAAGGGCTGCCCGCAAAGGTGGTCGCCGTGGCTAATTTTAAGGGGGGTGTGGGTAAGACCTCGACGGCGGCGCACCTTGCAATGTCGGCTGCCTTGGACGGCTACAAGGTGCTTGTCGTGGATCTCGATTCCCAAGGTTCGATGACTTCTATCATGGGTGGACAGGTTCAAGACGAATGGCAGACGATTTTTCCGCTCCTAGCGCGCGATTATGCATTGCAGTTCCAAGCCGAAAACCGCGTCCGTGCTGCCGCCGCAGAGCCCGAAATGCCAATGGACGAAACCCTGACCGAGGCGATGACGATCTCGCTCAAGGACGTCGTTCAAAAGACCCATTGGCCTAACATTGATCTCATCGGGGCTCAGCTCAACCTATATTGGGCCGAATTCCAAATTCCTGTTTGGCGGATGGCTCTTCGGCACTGGGCTCTTTGGGATGCGCTGTCCTCGGCGCTGGATTCGGGTGGCGCCTTAGATGAATATGACATCATCCTGCTCGATACGCCCCCTGCCCTTGGCTATCTGACGATCAATGCTTTGGCCGCGGCCGATATCATTATGGTGCCATTAGGCGCCTCGTTTTTAGAGTTCGATTCCACCGGTCGTTTCTTCGATATGCTCTATTCCACCTTCGCTTCAATTGAAGAGGGTGAAAACGCAGCGCGGCGGCGTGAAGGTTTGCCTGAGATGAAGTTTGAATGGGACGTCGTGCGAGCGATCATCACGCGCTTCGATGCCAGCCAGCAGACCGATCTGGCAAATGTGATCCAAGCTTATTTCGGCGATATGACAAATACATACCGGCAGGAGTTCACGGCGATGGTCGGGCAGGCCGGGGAAAGTGTAAACGGGATTTACGAGGCTGATTATCGGGATTTTAACCGCGAAACCTATACCCGCGGGCGAGAGACCTTTGACCGGACCTACGCCGAGTTTAAAGAGGTTTTGCTCGGCGCCTGGTGGCGCGATGATCAAGAGCGGAAGGAGGCCGAGAATGGCAAAACGCAGACAGCTTGA
- a CDS encoding IS110 family transposase: protein MIDTMIGVDLAKNVFHLHGASMTGQLKFRKKLSRPQFRAFLSTQPPAVIVMEACGSASYWARVLSGMGHEVKLIAPQYVKPFVKRQKNDAADAEAIVIAAQRPEMRFVPPKTKKQQARAILFRNRERLVNQRTELVNSLRSILYEFGHTIPQGIGNVSRGYEILEDPNCDLPDLVRQECRDLLELIEETTVRIAAKLKRIKALSTETETAKRLQTMPGVGPLSALAIEAFAPPLETFARGRDFAAWLGLVPRQHSSGGKPRLGRMSKAGQSDIRRLLIIGAMSRLSRLGRKSIPKGSWLERMLARKPKMLVAVALANKMARALWAMQMTKESYRDPTQTVAA from the coding sequence ATGATAGATACAATGATCGGAGTGGACCTGGCGAAGAATGTTTTCCATCTTCATGGGGCCAGCATGACCGGGCAGTTGAAATTTCGCAAGAAGCTGTCCCGGCCACAGTTTCGCGCGTTTCTTTCTACGCAACCGCCTGCCGTGATCGTCATGGAGGCCTGCGGCAGTGCCAGCTACTGGGCGCGAGTGTTGTCCGGGATGGGTCACGAGGTGAAACTGATCGCACCGCAGTATGTGAAACCATTTGTGAAACGCCAGAAGAATGATGCTGCGGATGCTGAAGCTATCGTCATCGCCGCGCAGCGGCCGGAGATGAGGTTTGTTCCGCCCAAGACCAAGAAACAACAGGCCCGTGCGATCCTGTTCCGGAACCGGGAGCGTTTGGTGAACCAGCGCACCGAGCTGGTAAACAGTCTACGATCAATCCTCTACGAGTTCGGGCACACTATCCCGCAGGGCATCGGGAATGTGAGCCGCGGGTATGAGATCCTTGAGGACCCAAATTGCGATCTTCCGGACCTAGTCCGCCAGGAATGTCGAGACCTTTTGGAACTGATCGAAGAGACCACGGTACGGATCGCGGCCAAGTTAAAGCGGATCAAAGCGTTGTCCACGGAGACGGAAACGGCCAAACGTCTTCAGACGATGCCGGGGGTTGGCCCTCTAAGCGCCCTCGCCATTGAGGCGTTTGCTCCACCACTGGAGACATTCGCCCGGGGCCGCGACTTTGCGGCCTGGTTGGGACTCGTGCCGCGACAGCATTCATCCGGCGGCAAACCCCGTCTGGGGCGCATGTCGAAGGCAGGACAGTCTGACATCAGGCGCCTTCTGATCATCGGCGCGATGTCACGCTTGAGCAGGTTAGGCCGCAAATCCATACCCAAAGGGTCCTGGCTGGAACGCATGCTTGCGCGCAAGCCAAAAATGCTGGTCGCGGTTGCGCTGGCCAACAAGATGGCCCGCGCCCTCTGGGCAATGCAAATGACGAAGGAGAGTTATCGGGATCCGACGCAGACTGTCGCTGCATGA
- a CDS encoding ANTAR domain-containing response regulator, whose amino-acid sequence MAGLLGIPNLDQACALVVHPVPDHAAALLRQLKAIGLRVIHAWPDLPAWAITADFVFYDTDMGYDAQFPWEPGQAPMPMIALVGSEAPGRIEWAARMGADALLLKPVGSSGAFSALLMAHHSFELRQSLNAEIKQLRHRVSARQTVVQAVALLSAHGKSQDAAYDQLRQMAMAWRINVEDAALRIVENAKDEGNLRDCN is encoded by the coding sequence ATGGCGGGTCTTCTTGGTATCCCCAATCTCGATCAGGCCTGCGCCTTAGTCGTGCATCCCGTGCCCGATCATGCTGCGGCCCTATTGCGCCAACTCAAGGCGATCGGTCTGAGGGTTATCCATGCCTGGCCAGACCTTCCAGCTTGGGCCATTACGGCGGATTTTGTCTTTTACGATACAGACATGGGCTATGACGCGCAGTTTCCTTGGGAGCCGGGCCAAGCCCCGATGCCAATGATCGCCCTCGTCGGGTCCGAAGCGCCCGGGCGGATTGAATGGGCCGCGCGCATGGGCGCAGATGCATTGCTGCTCAAACCGGTGGGATCAAGTGGTGCCTTCTCAGCGCTGCTGATGGCGCATCATTCGTTTGAACTGCGCCAAAGCCTGAACGCTGAGATCAAGCAACTGCGCCATCGCGTATCCGCGCGTCAAACCGTGGTGCAGGCCGTGGCATTGCTGTCGGCGCATGGCAAATCCCAAGACGCCGCTTATGACCAGCTGCGCCAAATGGCGATGGCTTGGCGCATCAATGTTGAGGATGCCGCGCTGCGCATTGTCGAAAATGCTAAAGACGAAGGAAATTTGCGTGACTGCAATTGA
- a CDS encoding metallophosphoesterase, whose protein sequence is MSVLVLADLHLDRWLNEGRDPFAALDPDLLASLDALFLAGDVTNKPKVRWPKAFVHIGKYIDLRRVHVVPGNHDYYDFVLDDEPRLAKLCFEHGPHLAQKAVYLNGDLRILSCTLWTDFQLHGDPTTAMKVAQTTMNDYLYIRLKDAGYRRIRPLDTANIHSDHRMWLEEQLAEPFVGRTMVVTHHCPHPALVSSAHQNSDPAYASDLRSLIETAQPEAWLFGHTHVRAEATTGRTTLRNVSLGYPREVQPAEEAKFLLRGLIDLRSSAGEPK, encoded by the coding sequence ATGTCTGTTCTTGTTCTCGCCGACCTACATCTTGATCGCTGGCTCAATGAGGGCCGCGATCCGTTTGCCGCCCTCGATCCCGATCTATTAGCCTCTCTTGATGCACTCTTCCTAGCAGGTGATGTTACCAACAAACCAAAAGTACGCTGGCCAAAAGCCTTTGTGCATATCGGAAAATACATCGATCTCAGACGTGTGCATGTCGTCCCAGGCAACCATGATTACTACGATTTTGTCCTCGATGATGAACCCAGGCTCGCCAAACTCTGCTTTGAGCATGGCCCCCATCTCGCACAAAAAGCAGTATATCTTAACGGGGACCTCAGAATCCTAAGCTGCACGCTGTGGACGGACTTCCAGCTGCATGGCGATCCGACCACAGCCATGAAGGTCGCGCAGACCACTATGAATGACTACCTATACATCCGCCTCAAAGATGCGGGATATCGGCGGATACGACCCCTAGATACGGCAAATATCCATTCAGACCATCGTATGTGGTTAGAGGAACAGTTGGCCGAGCCATTTGTCGGCCGGACAATGGTGGTCACCCACCATTGTCCGCACCCCGCTCTCGTTTCCAGCGCCCATCAAAATAGCGATCCAGCCTATGCCTCTGATTTGCGCTCTCTGATCGAAACCGCTCAGCCTGAGGCCTGGCTCTTCGGGCATACGCATGTCCGTGCGGAAGCGACTACCGGCCGGACCACCCTACGCAACGTCTCGCTTGGATACCCCCGCGAGGTGCAACCAGCAGAAGAGGCCAAGTTCCTCCTCAGGGGTCTTATTGACCTCAGATCTTCAGCAGGAGAGCCGAAATGA
- a CDS encoding type II toxin-antitoxin system HipA family toxin produces MPEHLEDLDVLIWLPGQPEAVLAGQVRSEGASTSFVYDPGYLLLKHAIPIFQADLPLIHRKHYPAEPHQLAPSLRDALPDRWGRRAIAAKLSNPPRPRVREDDLDDITVMLGSNSDRIGALEFQRKGHTLSQRADDTIALGELFRLSQQIERGEAISQDLMRLIPHCASVGGARPKALYTQAETGRKYIAKFPAEDDTYPVIAGEYIAMRLAALAGLNVAPVAIAKLGKVDVLLVERFDRKPHPDGSQTRRAMVSALTWTQETEISAHHISYGELAQIIETQFRDPQRDQVEMLKRLAFNILVGNSDDHARNHAAFTNGRSLELTPAYDIAPQRRTSHEAGQAMTLANGSRAAQLRNAAAIAPLFGISNKQFRQIVDQQVETIVAAWSDACDAACLAQKDRDAFAGRQVFNPYAFEGFGPVPELPSPRAF; encoded by the coding sequence ATGCCCGAGCATCTTGAAGACCTCGATGTTTTGATCTGGCTACCAGGTCAGCCCGAAGCGGTGCTTGCAGGTCAGGTGCGCTCTGAAGGTGCCTCGACATCATTCGTCTACGACCCCGGCTATCTCCTTCTGAAACACGCCATACCAATATTCCAAGCAGACCTGCCTCTCATCCATCGCAAACATTACCCGGCAGAACCGCACCAGCTTGCACCCAGTCTGAGAGACGCTCTGCCAGATAGATGGGGGCGTCGCGCCATTGCCGCCAAACTCAGCAATCCACCCAGGCCCAGGGTCCGCGAAGACGACCTTGATGACATCACCGTCATGCTTGGCTCGAACTCGGACCGCATCGGCGCCTTAGAATTCCAGCGCAAAGGCCACACCCTATCTCAAAGGGCCGATGACACAATCGCTCTGGGAGAACTGTTCCGCCTCTCGCAGCAGATTGAGCGGGGCGAAGCGATCTCACAAGACCTGATGCGCTTGATCCCGCACTGCGCATCCGTGGGCGGGGCCAGGCCAAAAGCCCTCTATACCCAAGCAGAAACCGGCAGAAAATATATCGCCAAATTCCCAGCCGAAGACGACACTTATCCGGTCATCGCCGGCGAATACATAGCGATGAGGCTGGCGGCCTTAGCAGGCCTCAACGTGGCACCGGTGGCAATCGCCAAACTGGGCAAGGTGGATGTTTTGCTCGTAGAGAGGTTCGACCGCAAGCCTCACCCTGACGGCAGCCAGACGCGCCGGGCCATGGTCAGCGCGCTGACATGGACCCAGGAAACGGAAATCTCTGCGCATCACATCTCCTATGGCGAACTGGCTCAAATTATCGAAACCCAATTCCGCGATCCACAGCGCGATCAGGTGGAAATGCTCAAAAGGCTCGCCTTCAATATCCTCGTCGGCAACTCAGACGATCATGCCCGAAACCACGCAGCGTTCACCAACGGACGGTCTCTCGAGTTGACACCAGCCTATGATATCGCGCCGCAACGCCGCACATCCCATGAAGCAGGGCAAGCGATGACACTGGCAAATGGCTCCCGCGCAGCGCAATTGCGAAACGCCGCCGCGATTGCCCCCTTGTTCGGCATCAGCAACAAGCAGTTCCGCCAAATCGTTGATCAACAGGTAGAAACGATAGTTGCGGCCTGGTCAGATGCCTGCGATGCGGCCTGTCTTGCACAAAAAGACCGAGACGCTTTTGCCGGAAGGCAAGTGTTCAACCCATATGCATTCGAAGGTTTTGGGCCGGTTCCCGAACTCCCTTCACCGCGCGCGTTCTAG
- a CDS encoding helix-turn-helix domain-containing protein → MGAVYSQLSITERREIERWRHAKVPVDEMARVMKRCRSMIFRELKRNHFPDENIPGCDGYHGAAAQLIQAEWACRGLMPLL, encoded by the coding sequence ATGGGAGCCGTTTACAGCCAACTGAGTATCACAGAACGACGCGAGATAGAACGCTGGAGGCATGCAAAGGTGCCTGTCGATGAGATGGCGCGCGTCATGAAGCGCTGCAGATCAATGATATTCCGTGAGCTAAAGCGCAACCATTTCCCGGATGAAAACATACCCGGATGCGATGGCTATCACGGTGCCGCCGCGCAACTGATACAAGCGGAATGGGCGTGTCGCGGTTTGATGCCGCTCCTTTGA
- a CDS encoding 5-formyltetrahydrofolate cyclo-ligase — translation MEDDDIGGAEPCLAHLLVDGHPVDPETLRDVARFRTAERARLMKARQKLSVAEHAAASAKLTAMLETRISSQQGMRIAVYWPIRAEPDLRDWMAKAHTAGAAILLPVVTEKHAPLSFRSWQPGCAMRRGVWNIPVPASGAEAVPDVVISPLLGVDETCFRLGNGGGYYDRTLARLDPRPKVIGVGFSHCLMPTIFPMPWDIPMDSVILSDGTVFDRP, via the coding sequence ATGGAAGATGACGACATCGGCGGCGCCGAGCCCTGCCTGGCTCATCTTTTGGTCGACGGGCACCCTGTCGACCCTGAAACACTGCGGGATGTGGCAAGGTTTCGGACAGCAGAACGCGCCCGTTTGATGAAGGCACGGCAGAAACTATCCGTAGCGGAACATGCCGCGGCGTCCGCAAAGTTAACCGCTATGCTAGAGACACGGATCTCTTCGCAGCAAGGCATGAGGATCGCTGTCTACTGGCCAATTCGCGCAGAGCCGGACCTGCGCGATTGGATGGCAAAGGCGCACACCGCCGGTGCCGCTATCCTATTGCCGGTCGTCACGGAAAAACACGCCCCCTTGAGCTTTCGCAGCTGGCAGCCAGGCTGCGCAATGCGCCGCGGTGTCTGGAACATTCCGGTACCCGCAAGCGGCGCGGAAGCGGTGCCGGACGTTGTGATCTCGCCCCTGTTGGGCGTGGACGAAACCTGTTTCCGGCTTGGCAATGGCGGGGGATATTACGACCGAACCTTGGCACGCCTTGATCCCCGACCAAAGGTTATCGGCGTCGGATTTTCCCATTGCCTCATGCCAACAATTTTTCCGATGCCATGGGATATCCCAATGGACAGTGTCATCCTTTCTGATGGAACAGTGTTTGATCGGCCATAG